From one Lolium rigidum isolate FL_2022 chromosome 4, APGP_CSIRO_Lrig_0.1, whole genome shotgun sequence genomic stretch:
- the LOC124646709 gene encoding uncharacterized protein LOC124646709, translating into MTISGIRSSGFYLSFAYNFRWDSVRSACRDELLGRGTGRPCILCRDPSYRRCSFTEGLVESLRVACPNAAHGCDATPAYYDLQAHRMACTHAPGTCCPVRGCVFVAAMAELPGPLHVHGWPLTTEERAGKSFDIVLRDGFKVVATAVRDGGNQQHLLLLNVARQPFGRTISAVCIHPQPVAVESWAAEVPVTMTVELEIRYWAARHYQESEFNVPFVDLTDGLPKDSLPQFVVPKTVHPGDDTTILVTAYITIK; encoded by the exons ATGACGATTTCAGGGATCAGAAGTTCAGGGTTCTATTTATCTTTCGCCTACAACTTCAGG TGGGACTCGGTGCGCTCGGCGTGCCGGGACGAGCTGCTCGGCAGAGGAACGGGGCGGCCTTGCATCCTGTGCCGCGACCCTAGCTACCGCCGGTGCAGCTTCACAGAGGGCTTGGTGGAGTCTCTCCGCGTGGCGTGCCCCAACGCGGCCCACGGCTGCGATGCCACGCCGGCCTACTACGACCTGCAAGCGCACCGGATGGCCTGCACCCACGCGCCGGGCACGTGCTGCCCCGTGCGCGGCTGTGTCTTCGTCGCCGCAATGGCGGAGCTTCCTGGACCACTTCACGTGCACGGGTGGCCGCTCACCACCGAGGAGCGCGCTGGGAAGAGCTTCGACATCGTCCTTCGTGACGGCTTCAAGGTCGTCGCCACGGCCGTCCGTGACGGCGGCAACCAGCAGCACCTGCTCCTGCTGAACGTGGCGAGGCAGCCGTTCGGCCGCACGATCTCTGCGGTCTGCATACATCCTCAGCCCGTTGCCGTTGAGTCATGGGCAGCAGAGGTGCCCGTGACCATGACGGTGGAGCTCGAGATCCGCTACTGGGCCGCACGCCATTACCAAGAATCTGAATTCAACGTGCCTTTCGTCGATCTCACCGATGGGCTCCCAAAAGACTCGTTGCCGCAGTTCGTCGTGCCCAAGACTGTTCACCCAGGCGACGATACTACTATCCTTGTTACAGCCTACATCACCATCAAGTAG